The proteins below come from a single Chryseobacterium capnotolerans genomic window:
- a CDS encoding SMUG2 DNA glycosylase family protein gives MNKTFADQVIEFNENLAYSGSLPDGFEVLNPYLDNPETMEVMQKFYHKYYNDSHKRKFMIGINPSRHGAGITGVPFTDTKRLESVCGIQMESAYTHEVSSVFMYDMIADYGGADLFYKDIYINSPFPLAIVRKTKNGWLNANYYDDKELFQDVKDFMIDSLKKHISLNLDTSEVFVLGKKNAEFISKLNKEAQLFDSITVLEHPRYIQQYKSKEKQLYIDKYILALKDKKQSP, from the coding sequence ATGAATAAAACTTTTGCAGATCAGGTTATTGAATTCAATGAAAACCTGGCCTATTCCGGAAGTCTTCCCGATGGCTTTGAAGTTTTGAATCCGTATCTGGATAATCCGGAGACGATGGAGGTCATGCAAAAGTTTTATCATAAATATTATAATGATTCCCATAAAAGGAAGTTTATGATAGGGATCAATCCCAGCCGGCATGGAGCAGGAATAACAGGAGTTCCGTTTACGGATACCAAACGATTGGAAAGTGTATGCGGAATACAAATGGAATCTGCCTATACTCATGAAGTATCTTCCGTATTTATGTATGATATGATCGCTGATTATGGCGGAGCAGATTTGTTTTATAAAGATATTTATATCAATTCTCCATTTCCGTTGGCGATTGTCAGAAAAACCAAGAATGGCTGGCTCAATGCTAATTATTATGATGATAAAGAACTTTTCCAGGATGTAAAAGATTTTATGATTGATTCTCTGAAAAAACATATCAGCCTGAATCTGGATACTTCAGAAGTATTTGTTCTCGGTAAGAAAAATGCCGAATTTATTTCAAAACTTAATAAAGAAGCTCAGCTCTTTGATAGCATCACTGTTCTGGAGCATCCACGATATATTCAGCAATACAAGTCTAAAGAGAAACAGTTGTATATCGACAAATATATTTTAGCATTAAAAGATAAAAAACAATCCCCTTAA
- a CDS encoding DUF4241 domain-containing protein has protein sequence MNESWMKKWEEVKDKLISPVDIETYFTLDEIMDQKMETMEIGNVSLPSGKVIVRDPLVYLNQKEQPFFVEVPKGNFPVTIAVVKLEDWGDRYAAAKVEFTKEEPVIYREALIGIENIEDANEDAFFGFNVDAGLACITDPEVVPHVDKFIEELDVENIYDDYFAELFAKSYQENPKNQRDLGDWINWTVPGTEYQIPIFASGVGDGVYPVYFAYDEQDELCGVYIHFIDIELELSEYDEDEEDEDDETPDSPDNFVFLR, from the coding sequence ATGAACGAAAGTTGGATGAAAAAATGGGAAGAGGTCAAAGACAAATTGATATCTCCTGTAGATATTGAAACCTATTTTACCTTAGATGAAATTATGGATCAAAAGATGGAGACGATGGAAATTGGTAATGTTTCCCTACCATCCGGAAAAGTAATCGTAAGAGATCCTTTGGTATATCTGAATCAGAAAGAGCAGCCTTTTTTTGTTGAGGTTCCCAAAGGAAACTTTCCTGTAACCATTGCTGTAGTAAAACTGGAGGATTGGGGAGATCGATATGCTGCGGCAAAAGTAGAGTTCACTAAGGAAGAGCCGGTGATTTACAGAGAGGCATTAATTGGCATTGAAAATATTGAAGATGCCAATGAAGACGCATTTTTTGGATTTAATGTGGATGCAGGTTTAGCATGCATTACCGACCCTGAAGTAGTTCCTCATGTGGATAAGTTTATTGAAGAATTGGATGTAGAGAATATTTATGACGATTATTTTGCTGAACTGTTTGCAAAAAGTTATCAAGAAAATCCTAAAAATCAAAGAGATCTGGGAGATTGGATTAATTGGACGGTTCCTGGTACAGAATACCAGATTCCAATCTTTGCAAGCGGAGTAGGAGATGGAGTATATCCTGTTTATTTTGCTTATGATGAGCAAGATGAATTATGTGGAGTATACATTCATTTTATTGATATTGAGTTAGAACTATCAGAATATGATGAAGATGAGGAGGATGAAGATGATGAAACTCCGGATTCACCAGATAATTTTGTTTTTCTGAGATAA
- a CDS encoding T9SS type A sorting domain-containing protein, whose translation MKSTTIFAICSLLISIFSFGQTSTETFETESNGSSSFTDNGVVFNIISHTSTFDIGVYPGTGWNGTAVDNRYIDNTDFVSLATPNPSFSIKTTSNLFKVNRFWVYVANDLSNPVATGSLTITGKLSGVTKFSTIKTNNFSTSLGLTNGYTLIDLTNLNGQNYSNIVIDQLQLTLGGNYYYIGLDGFRWVKDSNIVLGTSETKSTQKNLTLYPNPTNGPLSIKADYNSDAQVYSIDGKILKTVQLQKGQNEISISELPKGVYFIKTAAESTKVIKN comes from the coding sequence ATGAAAAGCACTACTATTTTTGCAATCTGTAGTCTGCTCATTTCAATTTTTTCATTTGGGCAGACCAGTACAGAGACTTTTGAAACTGAATCTAATGGAAGCAGCAGTTTTACTGACAACGGAGTTGTCTTTAATATCATTTCACATACTTCTACTTTCGATATAGGAGTTTATCCGGGTACTGGATGGAATGGTACAGCAGTTGACAACAGATATATTGATAATACAGACTTTGTAAGTCTAGCCACTCCCAACCCATCATTCAGTATAAAAACAACCTCAAACCTTTTCAAAGTAAATAGATTTTGGGTGTATGTCGCTAATGATCTTTCAAATCCTGTTGCAACAGGCTCTCTTACCATAACAGGAAAGCTTAGTGGAGTAACGAAATTCTCTACTATAAAAACCAATAATTTCTCAACCAGCCTTGGTTTGACGAATGGATATACCCTTATTGACCTTACTAATCTCAATGGACAAAACTACTCCAACATTGTAATTGACCAACTTCAGCTTACTCTTGGAGGTAACTATTATTACATTGGACTGGATGGTTTTAGGTGGGTAAAAGACAGTAATATTGTATTAGGAACCTCAGAAACTAAAAGCACTCAAAAAAACTTGACTCTTTATCCTAATCCAACCAACGGACCGCTTTCTATTAAAGCAGACTACAACTCAGATGCACAAGTCTATAGTATTGATGGCAAAATACTGAAAACTGTTCAGCTTCAGAAAGGACAGAATGAAATTAGTATTTCAGAGCTTCCTAAAGGAGTTTATTTTATCAAAACAGCTGCTGAATCTACTAAAGTTATTAAAAACTAA
- a CDS encoding bacteriocin-like protein gives MENLKKLSRSELRSLKGAGPIWNCTPHSCPRGTCCIPGRWPDRLGACVICADS, from the coding sequence ATGGAAAACTTAAAAAAACTTTCAAGAAGTGAATTGAGATCTCTTAAAGGAGCAGGGCCAATATGGAATTGTACTCCTCATTCTTGTCCTCGGGGAACATGTTGTATTCCCGGAAGATGGCCAGACCGATTAGGAGCCTGTGTGATATGTGCAGATTCCTAG
- a CDS encoding phage tail protein yields the protein MEEYIGIVKLFAGNFAPRGWMFCDGSLISISRNSALFSILGTTYGGDGITTFALPNLKGRMALGAGNVNANEYYPLGVTAGTTQNTLLQSNLPSIGAGFQLKIVNQNANTATPTAASSLAITGIPNGRNFQAVPSFIDTDPNTAINTKSISFTGQNLPVNNMPPYLGLNYIICVEGIYPPRD from the coding sequence ATGGAAGAGTACATTGGAATCGTTAAATTATTTGCAGGAAATTTTGCACCAAGAGGATGGATGTTCTGTGATGGAAGCTTAATAAGCATTTCAAGAAATTCAGCACTATTCTCAATATTAGGAACTACATACGGTGGAGATGGTATTACCACTTTTGCATTACCCAACCTGAAAGGCCGTATGGCTCTTGGGGCTGGAAATGTAAACGCCAACGAATATTATCCTTTGGGTGTAACGGCAGGGACCACACAAAATACTCTTTTACAGTCGAATCTTCCAAGTATTGGAGCTGGATTTCAGCTTAAAATAGTGAATCAAAATGCAAATACAGCTACCCCTACAGCGGCATCTTCTCTTGCCATCACCGGAATTCCAAATGGAAGAAATTTCCAGGCAGTACCCAGTTTTATAGATACAGATCCCAACACTGCAATCAATACAAAATCTATTTCTTTTACGGGGCAGAATCTTCCGGTCAATAATATGCCTCCTTATCTGGGATTAAATTATATCATTTGTGTTGAAGGCATTTATCCTCCACGGGATTAA
- a CDS encoding enoyl-CoA hydratase/isomerase family protein, producing MNEFVVSEIKNNIAEITFGTPKSNALPGAILEKLAQTILDEGAKDEVKAILVKSEGEKAFCAGASFDELLAIEELEASTKFFGGFAKVLNAMRNCGKIVVVRVQGKTTGGGVGIACGADYCFATKDSALALTEINLGIGPFVIGPYVERKIGKSQFSAMAIDADFRSAEWAEQHNVYHSVSDNIQEMDEKLEKFLQTLASRSSDALALIKKVSWEGTDHFNELMPARIHMSASLILEDSAKKNIEAIKERLRAK from the coding sequence ATGAACGAATTCGTTGTATCAGAAATCAAAAATAATATTGCCGAAATTACTTTCGGAACCCCAAAAAGTAATGCTCTTCCAGGAGCTATTTTAGAAAAACTGGCTCAAACTATCCTTGATGAAGGCGCTAAAGATGAGGTTAAAGCAATCTTGGTAAAAAGCGAAGGAGAGAAAGCATTCTGCGCAGGAGCAAGCTTTGATGAACTTCTTGCGATAGAAGAACTGGAAGCTTCTACAAAATTTTTCGGAGGTTTTGCTAAAGTACTGAACGCAATGAGAAATTGCGGAAAGATTGTGGTGGTAAGAGTTCAGGGAAAAACAACCGGCGGCGGAGTAGGAATTGCCTGTGGTGCTGATTACTGTTTTGCAACAAAAGATTCTGCATTGGCACTTACAGAAATCAATTTAGGAATCGGACCTTTCGTCATCGGACCTTACGTAGAAAGAAAGATCGGAAAATCACAATTCTCAGCAATGGCTATTGATGCTGATTTCAGATCTGCTGAATGGGCAGAACAGCATAATGTATATCATTCCGTTTCAGATAACATCCAGGAAATGGATGAAAAGCTTGAGAAGTTCTTACAAACCCTAGCTTCCAGAAGCAGTGATGCTCTGGCATTGATTAAGAAGGTTTCATGGGAAGGTACAGACCATTTCAATGAACTGATGCCAGCGAGAATTCATATGAGTGCCAGCCTTATTTTAGAAGATTCTGCAAAAAAGAATATTGAAGCCATTAAAGAAAGACTGAGAGCAAAATAG